The Planococcus halocryophilus nucleotide sequence GCTCATGTCGATCATCGCTATCTTATCTACGATCCCCGTATTAATGTCGATTTTAAAAGTAAAAACAGAAGAAAAAAACGATCGACTCGAACATCTTATAAGTCGGGCGGTTTCTAGAAATCGACTTATGGGCAGTTACTTAACTATGTCGATTTTGACGGGATTTGTTATGTTGACCTTATCGTCTATTGGTTTGGGTGTGATGGGAAATATAGTAATGGAGGAAAATCTGTCGTTTGGCATATACTATAGCGCGGCAATGGTTTACTTTCCGGCAATCCTTACTATGATAGGGGTAGCGGTATTATTGTTTGGGTGGGCTTCTAAGTGGACAGGTCTGGTATGGTTATATTTAGCTTTGGCATTTTTCATCGTCTATATGGGAAGTTTGTTCCAATTTGAAGACTGGGTGGAAAAACTAACGCCATTTGGCTATATCGCTAAAATCCCGATTGAAGAAATGGACTATTGGAGTTCAGCGATTATGATTACGGTAGCCATTAGTTTAATCGTAATTGGCATGATTGGCTTTCATCGTAGAGATATTGGAAGGTAAAAACAAGACCCTTTTTTCCATTTGTACATGGAAAAAAGGGTCTTGTTTTTTATAACAGCAATAACCATGCAGCAATTGGTCCAAGCAAGGCACCGAGTACAGCACTTAATGTCATGGCAACAGAGCTCATCGATGCTTCTTGTTGTCCGTATTCAAACGCTTTTGCCGTACCCATGCCGTGAGCCGAAGTGCCAAGACCAATGCCTCGACCAATCGCCGAATCAATATGCAACCAAGTTAATAAAGAAGGACCAAGAATATACCCCGTGAAACCGGCTACCATAACAAAAACCGCTGCTAGAGAAGGAATGCCACCTAAATTGCTGGCTACTTGCATAGCGACTGGTGTTGTTAACGATTTCGGCAAAACTGTCAAAATGAGTTGTTCTGAAAAACGAAATATTTGTGTGAACAAGACACCACTTGCCATACCCACTGTTACCCCTGCAACAATGCCTGAAATAATAGGGATTAAGTTCTTAAAAAGCAAATCTCTTTGTTTATATAGGGGAATTGCTAAAGCGACAACTGCTGGACCGAGCAAAGTGCCAATCCAACTACCACCTGTCATATAGGTTTCGTAAGAGACATTAGCGGCGACTAAAATGATGGCGAGAATCGCAGTGGAAGCAAGTACAGGGTTTAATAAGGTTTTGCGATACCGCAAATAAAAAATATTCGTAAGAAAATAAGTAGCTACAGTTAAAATGGCAAAAAAAGCAGCGAGTAAGTTAAATTTCATTAATCGGATCGCTCCTTCCGTTTTGCAGCATATTGACTTACCCAACCAGCTGAAGCCATTGAGAGAAAGGTACTAACCATGACAATCGGAATTAGCAATATCCCTTTTCCCGAAAAGAGCTCGCCGTACTCAATAACGCCGACGGTAGCGGGGATAAAATAAAGCGGCAAAAATGCTAAGACAAAATGAGCTCCTGATTCAATCCATTCCAAGCGATAAATTCTCAGCATAAGAGCGGTAAAAAGCAAAAGAAAGCCGATAATGCTGCCCGGCAACGGAATATTGAAAAAATCCTGCAATTGTTCGCCTATTAGATAAAATCCAACAATAACAAGAATATGAAGTGAAGTATAAATATATTTCAAAGATACGCCGCCTTTCGAATAGATTGAGGTGACTACCAATTCTTTCCGTAATAAATTATTTTACAGCATTATGGTTGAAAAGCGAGAGCAGTTGCGTTTCTTTTACAGTCGGTTAAGAAATTAATAAGAAAAATGAATGAAAAAATATAAATTACGTAAAAATTTAATAGGAAAAGAGAGAGAATGTGTAAATGAATACCGAGTGAATGACATTTTAACTTTTTAACAGCCAATCCACGTAATGCCTATAAACACAACTGGGAAAATCAGTATTTTTTCTGATTTTTATGCACCTAAAAGTATATGTAGTATATCGAGATAACTTTCACTTCATACCGAATTAATAAAATAGCAAGAAATTTTAAAATATGTGTATCGGAAGGGTTGCATTTCGAATAGCATGCTGTATTATTACTTTATGCAATATATCGCAATCTTTTTTGAAAAGAAAATGTACTATATTGGAATATATAAAGAACGTATTTTTAGCGTTATTATTTTAGGAGGAATTAGCAGTGGATAGTAAATTATCGTTTAAGTCATATGCAGTAGTGGGCATGATGTTGTTTGCGCTGTTCTTTGGAGCAGGGAACTTAATCTTTCCTGCACAGCTAGGACAATACGCAGGAACAAATGTCTGGCTTGCCATTTTTGGCTTTCTAATTACGGGTGTTGGTCTACCATTACTCGGGATTTTAGCAATTGGTTATTCGAAAAGCGATGATCTTCAAGATCTATCGAGTCGTGTGCATCCAGTTTATGGACTGGTTTTCACAGCGATGTTGTATTTAACAATCGGGCCTTTCTTCGCTTTACCAAGAACTGGTGCGGTATCGTATGAAGTGGGAGTTGCACCATTTATCGGTGACGGCAATGCAACAATTGGTTTGCTTATCTTCTCTTTAATCTTTTTTGGGGTTTCACTTTTGGTTTCTTTAAACCCAACGAAAATAGTGGATAGTATCGGCAAGATTCTTTCACCAGCTATTTTAGTAACGTTAGGTGTGTTATTGGTAGCAGCTTTTGTAAAACCAATGGGCAGTCAAGAAGCACCACAGCCTGTTTACACGAGCGGCGCTTTCTTTACAGGATTTACAGAAGGTTATAACACAATGGATGCACTTGCTTCACTTGTTTTCGGGATTATTGTTATTTCAGCTGTTCGTAAAATGGGCGTAACCTCGTCTAAAGGTGTCTTAATGGCGACCATGAAAAGTGGTATTGTCGCATCAGCATTATTAGCTATTGTGTACACAGGAATTGCTTATTTAGGTTCAACAAGTACGGCTGTTTTAGGTGTGATGGAAACTGGTGGACCTGTGTTGAGCGGCGCTTCAAATTATTATTTCGGAACGTTTGGTGCTACTTTGCTCGCTGTCATCATTATTCTTGCTTGCTTAACAACAGCTATCGGTTTAACAGTAGCTAACGCTGAGTTTTTCCACAAATTGACACCAAAAGTTAGCTATAAAATGTATGTTATTATTTTCTCAGTCTTTTCATTGGTTGTAACCAATGCAGGACTTTCCAATATCATTACGTATTCGATTCCGGTATTAATGTTCCTATATCCATTAGCTATCGTATTGATCATGTTAGCGTTCTTGTCTCCGTTATTTAAGCATGCTCAATTGGTTTATGTATCGACAATTATCGTTACTTTCTTTATCAGCATCATTGATGGATTTAAAACTTTGACTTCTTTGTTAGGTATCGAAAATCCGGCATGGCTTCAGTCAGTAGTCGATTTTTACTCGGCTACATTACCGCTTTATAACAATGGACTTGGATGGCTCTTGCCAGCAATTGTTGTCATTGCCATTACGACGATGATTGCTCGTAGCAAAAAGAATGTAAAAGTTCAAGCTGCTCAGCAAAACTCATAATTTAAAGAGTACAGGTGGGTCCGGAAAAACGGGCCTGCTTCAAAATAAAAGCTGTATCAAAAGCGCAAATTGATCCGCGCCCCATTTAATGGACAGTTTATAAAAAAAGTACCCTGCAGCTAGGCTGCGATTAGATGACTTCGGTATTGTGCCGGAGTCATCTTTTTTAGATTCCATTGCTTGCGTGTTCCGTTGTAATATTCCATGTACTCATCCACTAGCTCTTTCAATTCCTCCAGACTGGTTGCTTGTTTAAAATCGACATCGTCTTTAAAGTGGCCAAAGAACGATTCGATGGGAGCGTTGTCGAGGCAGTTGCCCCGGCGGGACATTGACTGCGTTAATTTCATTTCCTTCACGCGCTGTTGGTATTCAAGATGGGTATAGTGGAAGCCTTGATCGGAATGAATCATCGCTTCCGGGTGAACATTGCCATCCAATGCTTCCTTCAGTTTTCGTAACGTGCGGTACACAATTTCAATCGTAAGCGTCGTTGTGACTTCATAGGCGACAATTTCACGGGTAGCGACATCTTTTACAGCGGACAGATACGCCATTTGTCCCGAACGGTTGGGTAGGTACGTGATATCGGTGACGAATACCTTACCGGGTTCACCTTGTTTAAACTGGCGATTTAACAGGTTCGGACAGACGCTGTGTTCCTGTGTGGCTTTGGCGATTTGCTTATAGGGATTCGCGCGCCGGATTTTGGCGAAGAGGTTGAATTTGCGCATGAGGCGCAAAATCTTCTTGTGGTTCATCGGTGTTTCCAACAGTTCCGCGAGCACCATGTAAAAGGTGCGATATCCGATTTTCCCACGATGCGCATCGTAGATGCTTTTGAGCAACAGATAATCTTGGAAGTCTTGTTCTTCGCGAATGGCGTGCTGTTCCGTTTTCTCTAGCCAGGCGTAATAGCCACTCCGGCTGACCCTCGCTGTGCGGCAAAGGGTTCCGACCAAATTCTTGAGTTGGAATTTCCGGACCACCGCGTTGATGGCTTCGTATTTCTCCGCTGGGATCAGCTGCGTTTCTTCGCCTGCCTCTCGAGTTCCTCGAGCTTTTTTAGCAATTCGTTTTCAGCTTCCAGGTATTTGATGCGCGCTTCTGCTTTCTCCAGCTTTTTCTCAGCTGAGAGATCTTTCTCAGAAGGGCGGCCAGTACTGTTCTTCCCACGACGCTCTTCGAAAAAAGCGTCTTCTCCATAAAGCCTGAACGTCGTCCGCCATCGGTTCAGAGATGAGCTCGCTTTTTTGGGTCCGATAACGGTTAAATCAAACCCATTTTCACTAAATATCTGGGCCGGGCCTTTGCCTGTCTGGTATTCCTTCACCGCGTGGATTTTGAATTCTGGCGTATATTGAATCGCGCGATCGGATACGGAAGCGACATTCGGATTTGCCTCCAAGACCCGTTGTTGGTGTTCATTGAAAGTGATTTTACTCATCTGATCTTCCCCCGTTCAAGTTAGCTAAATTTAGTATACCGGGGTCTGAAAACAGAAAAAACCCCAAATGGGTCACTTTTTTTAAAGTGTCTTCCATTTGGGGTGCGGTTCAAATGCTTTTGATACAGCTTTTTATAATGGTTTAAATAATTTTTTCTGTTGAAAGTTCATCTATCGTCCGAGCCCAGTTTATTTTCATAAGTTGTGCCACTTTTTCTGGGTTTTTCTCTTTTAAGGTTTGGATAATTTCTACATGTTCATCGTAAGAGCTTTTTGTCAGCATTAATGAATGATGAAAAAACTGTCTTCTTACATGAGACTGAAGACTGCTGAGTATACTGTGGATATAGGGGTTATTGGCAGCATCGACAATGATTTGATGAAACTCTTGATCAATTTTTAAAGCGGAAAAACCATCTTGACTTTCAATTGCTTCAATAAATCGTTGATTTGTCTCTTCTAATAAAGTGAACGTGTCTTGGTCGAGGTTAGGGATGGCAAGTTCTGCTGACAAGGCCTGCAACACGGCAAGAGGAGGTAGTAAATCTTTAAGGTCACCTTTTTTTATATTCGTAACACGTGTAGCTTTGCCGGGAAACATTTCGACGAACCCTTGCACTTCTAATAATTGCAAAGCTTCACGGATAGGAGTTCTGCTTAAGCTCAATGCTTGTGCCAAATCCGTATCGATTAGTTTTTCTTCAGGCTGTAGCGTGCCATCAATAATCCATTGTTGCAGTTGAAGATAGGCACTTTCTTTGGCTGAGACGCGGACAGGCTTCGTATAGTTCACTGGAATAGGCATTGTGAGCTCTCCCTTTCTACTGCTAGATTACTCTTATTATACAGTAATACTAGCTTTCGACAAAATATATTATGCAATATATCGGTATATGCCTAAAAACAGTCTACTTATAGCCGTTTGTTGTGCTTAAAATGGGGAATAATAAAAGTAAGAATAGACTTATAGACTGAGGGGGACTAAGAATGCTATCAATCGTGCCAAGTAAGGACGTAGAAACCATTGCAATTGAATTTGAAGGTGCAGTAACACATGAAGATGCAATGAAAATTGATAAAATCATTCAAGATAAATACGTAGATAAAGGTCAATTTAATATCTATGCAATTATAAGTGAAGAAAAAGGTGCTTCGTTTGATGGTCTTGAGGAAAGCATGAGGCTACACAAAGAAGCATGGAATCACTTTCACAAATTTGCAGTCATTAGTTCGAGTCAAGGAGAAGAACAACTGGTTGAAATGAAACTTCTATTGCCAGATATTGAAGTAAAGTATTTTAAACTAGATGAAATGAATGAAGCATGGGAGTGGATCCAAGAGTAAAAAAAAAGCGTTTTGCATAGATTATGCAAAACGCTTTTTTAGTAGAGCTAATTTATGAGTCTTCAATTTTGAGCAAGTCAGCTTTAACGATGTGAAAAATACTTAAAACAATGGTCTTTCCTTGTGCGTCCTCTACGGGGAACAAGCTCACGGCTATACCCGAAAAATGATCTTCTAGAGGACCTTCAATGCGGATATTCTCCAAGTATTCCCCAGTGGTCAATCGAATATTGTAAATATAGAATTTCTTCTTCATGACAAATTCCTCCTAAGAATCGTGTTAGGAAATTCACATGACGAGGGTGGGCATAGGGACAGCTATCGTATACACTAATTATAAAACAAAACGATGTTTTACAGATAGGATGAGAGACGATGAAATCGGAAATTTCTATAAAAATAAATGATAAATTTAAAGCGGATTATGCTAAAGGTTATCCGTTAATTACAAAAGAAGCTTTAGAAAATCCAGACATGTTAACTACGGAAGGTAGCATTTTAAAACTAGTTGATAAGCAAGGTCGTTTTTTAGCAAAAGGTTATTATGGTCGACAAAACAAAGGCTATGGTTGGGTATTAACGAACAACGAAAGTGAAACTATTAATCAGGCCTTTCTTGAACAAAAGCTAGCGACGGCCATTGCTCGTCGACAAACATTTTTCAGCAATCCAGAAACAACAGCTTTCCGTATTTTTAATGGGGAAGGTGATGGGTTTGGCGGATTAATCATTGATTATTACGATGGTTTTTATTTGCTGAGCTGGTATAGCGAAGGCGTTTATACGTTTAAAGACCAAGTGATTGCTGCACTTCAAAACGTTACTAAATGCAAAGGCATTTACCAGAAAAAACGTTTTGATACTAAAGGTCAATATATCGAAGAAGATGATTTTGTTGCAGGCGAACGTGGTGAATTTCCAATGGTCGTTAAAGAAAATGGCGTAAATTTTGCTGTTTACTTGAATGATGGGGCAATGACGGGCATCTTTTTAGATCAGCGCGATGTACGAAATACCATTAAACAAAAGTACGCCAAAGGAAAAACGGTGCTCAATACGTTTTCTTACACAGGTGCGTTTTCAGTAGCTGCCGCACTGGGTGGCGCGACAAAAACGACGAGTGTTGATTTGGCGAAAAGAAGCTCTAGCAAAACAATTGAGCAATTCAGCGTCAATGGTATCGATTTCGAGAGTCAAGACATTTTGGTTATGGATGTCTTTAATT carries:
- a CDS encoding LrgB family protein, translated to MKFNLLAAFFAILTVATYFLTNIFYLRYRKTLLNPVLASTAILAIILVAANVSYETYMTGGSWIGTLLGPAVVALAIPLYKQRDLLFKNLIPIISGIVAGVTVGMASGVLFTQIFRFSEQLILTVLPKSLTTPVAMQVASNLGGIPSLAAVFVMVAGFTGYILGPSLLTWLHIDSAIGRGIGLGTSAHGMGTAKAFEYGQQEASMSSVAMTLSAVLGALLGPIAAWLLLL
- a CDS encoding CidA/LrgA family protein, with the translated sequence MKYIYTSLHILVIVGFYLIGEQLQDFFNIPLPGSIIGFLLLFTALMLRIYRLEWIESGAHFVLAFLPLYFIPATVGVIEYGELFSGKGILLIPIVMVSTFLSMASAGWVSQYAAKRKERSD
- the brnQ gene encoding branched-chain amino acid transport system II carrier protein, with protein sequence MDSKLSFKSYAVVGMMLFALFFGAGNLIFPAQLGQYAGTNVWLAIFGFLITGVGLPLLGILAIGYSKSDDLQDLSSRVHPVYGLVFTAMLYLTIGPFFALPRTGAVSYEVGVAPFIGDGNATIGLLIFSLIFFGVSLLVSLNPTKIVDSIGKILSPAILVTLGVLLVAAFVKPMGSQEAPQPVYTSGAFFTGFTEGYNTMDALASLVFGIIVISAVRKMGVTSSKGVLMATMKSGIVASALLAIVYTGIAYLGSTSTAVLGVMETGGPVLSGASNYYFGTFGATLLAVIIILACLTTAIGLTVANAEFFHKLTPKVSYKMYVIIFSVFSLVVTNAGLSNIITYSIPVLMFLYPLAIVLIMLAFLSPLFKHAQLVYVSTIIVTFFISIIDGFKTLTSLLGIENPAWLQSVVDFYSATLPLYNNGLGWLLPAIVVIAITTMIARSKKNVKVQAAQQNS
- a CDS encoding IS3 family transposase (programmed frameshift), whose product is MSKITFNEHQQRVLEANPNVASVSDRAIQYTPEFKIHAVKEYQTGKGPAQIFSENGFDLTVIGPKKASSSLNRWRTTFRLYGEDAFFEERRGKNSTGRPSEKDLSAEKKLEKAEARIKYLEAEKRIAKKARGTREAGEETQLIPAEKYEAINAVVRKFQLKNLVGTLCRTARVSRSGYYAWLEKTEQHAIREEQDFQDYLLLKSIYDAHRGKIGYRTFYMVLAELLETPMNHKKILRLMRKFNLFAKIRRANPYKQIAKATQEHSVCPNLLNRQFKQGEPGKVFVTDITYLPNRSGQMAYLSAVKDVATREIVAYEVTTTLTIEIVYRTLRKLKEALDGNVHPEAMIHSDQGFHYTHLEYQQRVKEMKLTQSMSRRGNCLDNAPIESFFGHFKDDVDFKQATSLEELKELVDEYMEYYNGTRKQWNLKKMTPAQYRSHLIAA
- a CDS encoding GntR family transcriptional regulator, encoding MPIPVNYTKPVRVSAKESAYLQLQQWIIDGTLQPEEKLIDTDLAQALSLSRTPIREALQLLEVQGFVEMFPGKATRVTNIKKGDLKDLLPPLAVLQALSAELAIPNLDQDTFTLLEETNQRFIEAIESQDGFSALKIDQEFHQIIVDAANNPYIHSILSSLQSHVRRQFFHHSLMLTKSSYDEHVEIIQTLKEKNPEKVAQLMKINWARTIDELSTEKII
- a CDS encoding STAS/SEC14 domain-containing protein, whose product is MLSIVPSKDVETIAIEFEGAVTHEDAMKIDKIIQDKYVDKGQFNIYAIISEEKGASFDGLEESMRLHKEAWNHFHKFAVISSSQGEEQLVEMKLLLPDIEVKYFKLDEMNEAWEWIQE
- a CDS encoding class I SAM-dependent rRNA methyltransferase, with product MKSEISIKINDKFKADYAKGYPLITKEALENPDMLTTEGSILKLVDKQGRFLAKGYYGRQNKGYGWVLTNNESETINQAFLEQKLATAIARRQTFFSNPETTAFRIFNGEGDGFGGLIIDYYDGFYLLSWYSEGVYTFKDQVIAALQNVTKCKGIYQKKRFDTKGQYIEEDDFVAGERGEFPMVVKENGVNFAVYLNDGAMTGIFLDQRDVRNTIKQKYAKGKTVLNTFSYTGAFSVAAALGGATKTTSVDLAKRSSSKTIEQFSVNGIDFESQDILVMDVFNYFKYAKRKELKFDLVVLDPPSFARSKKYTFSTSKDYTNLMKEAITITEKNGVIVASTNSASFGMKKFKGFIDKAFKEIGGKYSIVEEFTLPSDFRVQKEFKEGDYLKVLFVKLG